The proteins below come from a single Iocasia fonsfrigidae genomic window:
- the nifB gene encoding nitrogenase cofactor biosynthesis protein NifB: protein MFLDRAVKTKKHPCFSKSAHNYARMHIPVAPVCNISCNYCNRKYDCVNESRPGVTSEVLSPEEALAKFRIVKEKMPELSVVGVAGPGDSLANFPETKKSIQLIQAESPDMVFCLSTNGLMLPEYQEDILQLGISHLTITINAVNPRIGAKIYAQVNYQGVSLSGEEGATLLLDRQLKGLEYLSARGIVCKVNILLLKGINDSHLEEVVQVVKKHGAYMTNIMPLIPVKGTRFEDLPLSDGKELNNFRRKCSVHLKQMYHCQQCRSDAVGCLGRDRSLEFSDNYIKEREVSSR, encoded by the coding sequence ATGTTTTTGGATAGGGCTGTTAAAACAAAAAAACACCCCTGTTTTAGCAAATCAGCTCATAATTATGCCCGGATGCATATCCCTGTTGCACCGGTCTGTAATATTAGCTGTAATTATTGTAATAGGAAATATGACTGTGTTAATGAGAGTAGACCAGGGGTGACCAGTGAGGTTCTCAGCCCTGAAGAGGCCCTGGCTAAATTTCGCATAGTAAAAGAAAAAATGCCGGAGTTAAGTGTAGTAGGTGTAGCCGGTCCTGGTGATTCACTGGCCAATTTTCCTGAAACAAAAAAGTCCATTCAGTTAATACAGGCAGAAAGCCCTGACATGGTATTTTGCTTATCTACCAACGGCTTAATGTTGCCTGAATACCAGGAGGATATTTTGCAGCTAGGTATCAGTCATCTAACTATTACTATCAATGCAGTTAACCCCCGGATTGGGGCTAAAATTTATGCTCAGGTTAACTACCAGGGAGTGTCTCTATCTGGTGAAGAAGGTGCTACACTATTACTTGATAGACAGTTGAAAGGCCTGGAGTATTTGTCAGCCAGGGGTATAGTATGTAAGGTAAATATTCTTCTACTTAAAGGGATCAATGACAGTCATCTTGAGGAAGTCGTACAGGTGGTCAAAAAGCATGGTGCTTATATGACTAATATAATGCCTTTGATACCTGTTAAAGGCACCAGATTTGAAGATTTACCATTAAGTGATGGCAAAGAGTTAAATAATTTCAGAAGGAAATGTTCTGTACACTTAAAACAGATGTATCACTGTCAGCAGTGCCGGTCAGATGCAGTAGGCTGTCTGGGGCGTGACCGTTCACTGGAGTTTAGTGATAATTATATTAAGGAAAGGGAAGTGAGTTCTAGATGA
- a CDS encoding 2Fe-2S ferredoxin, translating into MNKPKHHVFVCSSSRITGQQRGYCVKNDSVEIIQRFMMGIEEEDLTGDVMVTNTGCLGICDKGPIVIIYPEGVWYGSVSPDDVAEIIQSHLVGGKVVESLKI; encoded by the coding sequence ATGAATAAACCTAAACATCATGTTTTTGTATGTTCCAGTTCCAGAATTACTGGTCAGCAGAGGGGTTATTGTGTTAAAAATGATTCTGTAGAAATAATACAGCGGTTTATGATGGGAATAGAAGAGGAAGATTTGACTGGTGATGTTATGGTTACCAATACAGGTTGTCTGGGTATTTGTGATAAAGGGCCGATTGTAATCATTTACCCTGAAGGGGTCTGGTATGGTAGTGTAAGCCCTGATGATGTTGCAGAGATTATTCAATCACATCTTGTAGGGGGTAAGGTGGTCGAGAGCTTGAAAATTTAA
- the modA gene encoding molybdate ABC transporter substrate-binding protein, whose translation MNSLKKCVISLVLLALILICLAVNIYAVDGLFIYCGAGLRKPMEETAELFTDKYGTTIDFQYNGSGALLNQLMMSRTGDIYMPGDVWFINELKGSGDEEGNYIIKDLPVAFHTPVIVTPKGNPAGIRDISDLIKPGVSVILGDENIAIGRITAKIFKNIETYEQLQDNVIARMGTVNQVALALSMKQADAGIIWRANYIELADRLDLIEIDEEINVVKEIYIAVLKFSQNKAKASQFLDFVVSEGKDVFAKYGYRIIKD comes from the coding sequence ATGAATAGTTTAAAGAAGTGTGTTATTAGTCTTGTTTTATTAGCTTTGATTTTAATTTGTCTTGCAGTAAATATTTATGCTGTGGATGGACTTTTCATTTATTGTGGGGCAGGTTTAAGGAAACCAATGGAGGAAACAGCTGAACTGTTTACTGATAAATATGGAACAACTATTGATTTCCAATATAATGGTTCTGGCGCTCTGTTAAACCAGTTAATGATGTCCAGAACTGGTGATATTTATATGCCAGGTGATGTCTGGTTTATTAATGAACTTAAGGGTTCGGGTGATGAAGAGGGAAATTATATAATTAAGGATTTGCCAGTTGCTTTTCATACCCCTGTAATTGTCACCCCCAAAGGTAACCCAGCTGGAATTAGGGATATATCTGACCTTATTAAACCAGGTGTCAGTGTAATCCTGGGGGATGAAAATATAGCAATAGGTCGTATTACAGCTAAAATCTTTAAAAATATTGAGACTTATGAACAGCTTCAAGATAATGTAATTGCTCGGATGGGGACTGTTAACCAGGTAGCCCTGGCCTTGAGTATGAAACAGGCTGATGCAGGGATTATCTGGAGGGCTAACTATATTGAACTGGCTGATAGACTTGATTTGATTGAAATTGATGAAGAAATTAATGTAGTTAAAGAAATATATATAGCTGTACTGAAATTTTCTCAAAACAAAGCTAAGGCCTCTCAGTTTCTGGATTTTGTGGTCTCAGAGGGTAAGGATGTCTTTGCTAAATATGGGTACAGGATTATTAAAGACTAG
- a CDS encoding ABC transporter permease — translation MKYNLFKILVFSVFTIFIIFLLSVLFTPIIYNKGQALLSIIHNKEVFFALSLSLITSLISITIATIIGLPVAYVLARYDFKGKRLFDVLVDLPIILPPLVTGMSLLILLGPVLGNWLGKLGLNFVFTPLGIIMAQLVVAAPFAIRSFKTAFAGIDPTFEKAAMTLGDHHFMVFRRITLPLAKNGIITGITMAWARAVGEFGATVMLAGATRFKTETLPIAIYLNIATGNIDLAIAIALIMIIFSIIVLTVIKIFDKDLYNYYEKERGD, via the coding sequence ATGAAATATAACCTTTTTAAAATATTGGTTTTTTCCGTTTTTACTATCTTTATTATTTTTCTGCTCTCTGTCTTATTTACCCCTATTATCTATAATAAGGGGCAGGCTTTATTATCTATTATCCATAATAAGGAGGTGTTTTTTGCCCTTTCATTAAGTTTAATTACTTCACTGATTTCTATTACAATTGCTACTATTATTGGTCTGCCAGTGGCTTATGTTCTGGCCAGGTATGATTTTAAAGGTAAAAGGTTATTTGATGTACTGGTAGACCTGCCTATTATTTTACCACCACTGGTTACTGGGATGAGTTTATTAATTCTCTTAGGTCCAGTATTAGGAAACTGGCTGGGTAAACTGGGTTTAAATTTTGTTTTCACCCCCTTAGGAATTATCATGGCTCAGCTAGTAGTAGCGGCACCCTTTGCTATTCGGAGTTTTAAGACTGCTTTTGCTGGGATTGATCCGACCTTTGAAAAAGCAGCTATGACCCTGGGAGACCACCATTTTATGGTTTTCAGAAGGATTACTTTACCGCTGGCTAAAAATGGTATTATAACTGGTATTACCATGGCCTGGGCCAGGGCAGTGGGGGAATTTGGTGCTACAGTGATGCTGGCAGGTGCGACCCGTTTTAAAACAGAAACCCTGCCTATTGCTATCTACTTAAATATTGCTACAGGTAATATTGATCTGGCCATTGCTATAGCCTTAATAATGATCATATTTTCTATAATAGTATTGACTGTAATAAAAATCTTTGATAAGGATTTGTATAATTACTATGAAAAGGAACGGGGTGATTAA
- a CDS encoding ATP-binding cassette domain-containing protein translates to MTVLEIDLHKKLGGIQLCQKFELGNEILILFGPSGSGKTTLLDCIAGLKSPDRGEIKLNDQYLFSDQRGINLPAFKRKIAYVFQNYALFPHLTVEENVMYSLMGDKQAKKPRFSIKKVLDLCQINHLQERLPEQLSGGEKQRVALARALMSEPDLLLLDEPLSSLDQELSLRLQEEIRLIQQEWMIPFIYVTHNQQEVEYLGDKLLYINRAWTDLCDCHDYKVAQT, encoded by the coding sequence ATGACAGTTTTAGAAATTGATTTGCATAAAAAACTGGGGGGTATTCAACTCTGTCAAAAATTTGAACTGGGAAATGAAATTTTGATCTTATTTGGTCCTTCCGGTTCTGGTAAGACGACATTGCTAGATTGTATTGCCGGACTTAAATCCCCGGACAGGGGAGAAATTAAATTGAATGATCAATACCTCTTTTCCGACCAAAGGGGGATTAATCTGCCGGCTTTTAAACGAAAAATAGCCTATGTATTTCAGAATTATGCCTTGTTTCCCCACCTGACAGTTGAGGAAAATGTTATGTACAGTCTTATGGGGGATAAACAGGCAAAGAAGCCCAGGTTTAGTATAAAAAAGGTATTGGATTTATGTCAGATAAATCATCTGCAGGAACGTTTACCAGAACAGTTATCAGGTGGAGAAAAACAGCGTGTAGCTTTGGCCAGGGCTTTAATGAGTGAACCAGATCTCTTATTACTTGATGAACCCTTATCTTCGCTAGATCAAGAATTGAGTTTGCGTCTTCAGGAAGAAATAAGGCTTATTCAGCAGGAATGGATGATTCCCTTCATCTATGTAACCCATAATCAGCAAGAAGTAGAGTATCTTGGTGATAAGTTATTATATATTAATAGGGCCTGGACTGATTTATGTGATTGCCATGATTATAAAGTTGCCCAAACATAG
- the nifV gene encoding homocitrate synthase: protein MQDVYFLDTTLRDGEQTAGVAFSREEKILIAKKLAGAGVDVIEAGIPVMGEEEINVLSEIKQLKLPVEILTWNRMKIKDIDCSISCGIKNLHISAPVSDLHINRKLKKDRKWVLEQIYRLVSYAVARGCKVSVGAEDASRADLFYLLSFFQQAQQAGASRLRYADTVGALDPFTVYENISKIKKEFELPVDFHGHNDLGMATANALAAYKAGAKYISCTVNGLGERAGNTALEEIVVALKYLQGCKIRFDIKKLMELSKIVEKASGRKVAAGKAIVGQRVFSHESGIHVDGLLKDEKTYEIIPPEDLGRVKEFLIGKSSGTSAIIYQHQQEGRKIDKQEAYTVLKDLRESCT from the coding sequence ATGCAGGATGTATATTTTCTTGATACAACATTACGGGATGGTGAGCAGACAGCTGGTGTGGCTTTTTCCAGGGAGGAAAAAATACTGATTGCTAAAAAATTGGCCGGGGCAGGTGTGGATGTGATTGAGGCCGGTATACCTGTTATGGGAGAGGAGGAAATCAATGTTTTATCTGAGATAAAGCAATTAAAACTGCCGGTAGAAATCCTGACCTGGAATAGAATGAAGATTAAAGATATAGATTGTTCTATCAGCTGTGGAATTAAAAACCTGCATATTTCAGCACCAGTCTCTGACCTCCATATTAATCGTAAACTAAAGAAAGATAGGAAGTGGGTACTGGAGCAAATATATAGGCTTGTATCTTATGCTGTTGCCAGAGGGTGTAAAGTCTCTGTTGGGGCAGAAGATGCCTCCCGGGCAGATCTGTTCTATTTACTTAGTTTTTTTCAGCAAGCTCAGCAGGCAGGGGCTAGTAGATTGAGATATGCTGATACTGTTGGTGCACTCGACCCCTTTACTGTTTACGAAAATATTTCTAAGATAAAAAAAGAATTTGAGTTGCCAGTAGATTTCCACGGGCATAATGACCTTGGTATGGCTACAGCTAATGCCCTGGCTGCTTATAAAGCAGGGGCTAAATATATTAGCTGCACTGTCAATGGACTAGGGGAAAGGGCTGGGAATACTGCTCTGGAAGAGATTGTTGTAGCTTTAAAATACCTTCAGGGCTGTAAGATCAGATTTGATATAAAGAAATTAATGGAATTGTCAAAAATAGTGGAAAAGGCCTCAGGGAGGAAAGTGGCTGCTGGGAAGGCAATAGTCGGTCAAAGGGTATTTTCACATGAATCTGGTATTCATGTGGATGGTTTGTTAAAAGATGAAAAAACCTATGAAATAATCCCACCGGAAGATTTGGGAAGGGTAAAAGAGTTTCTAATAGGTAAATCTTCAGGAACCAGTGCTATTATCTATCAGCATCAACAGGAAGGGAGAAAGATTGATAAGCAAGAGGCTTATACAGTATTAAAAGATCTTAGGGAAAGTTGCACCTAG
- a CDS encoding Rossmann-like domain-containing protein: MSVLARAREKFKGIIIKNNLLEQDIMISAHGLSTEEVIGNPERNDFPLLQGKEVMIQAEFNGSYGQAFTDHPGNYRGSLKDIIALPLDSIYQRALLVATINSVLRSLNLLEKTVHCKNEEPELCAAKMLNWLTEQPIKIKATTKLGLIGFQPAILEESIKFFGAENLILTDLNQEKIGQERYGVKVWSGTEDNERLIKEADLILLTGSTIVNGSLDGLLKLLDHYNKRYFIYGNTISGVASLLELPWLCFYGR; the protein is encoded by the coding sequence ATGTCTGTTTTAGCAAGGGCAAGAGAGAAATTTAAAGGGATTATAATTAAAAATAATTTACTAGAGCAGGATATAATGATTAGTGCTCATGGTCTGTCAACAGAGGAGGTAATTGGAAACCCTGAAAGGAACGATTTCCCTTTGCTGCAGGGAAAAGAGGTAATGATTCAGGCTGAATTTAATGGTAGCTATGGTCAGGCTTTTACTGATCATCCCGGTAATTATCGCGGAAGTTTAAAGGATATTATTGCTTTACCGTTAGATTCTATTTATCAGCGGGCTTTATTAGTAGCTACAATTAACAGTGTTTTACGGAGTCTTAATCTACTTGAAAAGACTGTTCACTGTAAGAATGAAGAACCGGAATTATGTGCGGCTAAAATGTTGAACTGGCTTACTGAGCAGCCCATTAAAATAAAGGCGACTACTAAACTTGGTCTGATTGGGTTTCAGCCGGCTATTTTAGAAGAAAGCATTAAATTCTTTGGGGCAGAGAATCTTATTTTGACAGATTTAAACCAGGAGAAGATTGGTCAAGAGCGATATGGAGTCAAGGTCTGGAGCGGAACAGAAGACAATGAGCGTTTAATAAAAGAAGCTGACTTGATTCTTTTAACAGGTTCTACCATTGTTAATGGCAGTCTGGATGGTCTACTCAAACTTCTTGATCATTATAACAAAAGATATTTTATTTATGGTAATACTATTTCAGGAGTGGCAAGTTTACTGGAGCTGCCCTGGCTATGTTTTTATGGTAGATAA